One part of the Fusobacterium pseudoperiodonticum genome encodes these proteins:
- a CDS encoding YraN family protein, translated as MNTREIGNKYEDKSVEILIKNTYKILERNYQNKYGEIDIIAQKDDEIVFIEVKYRKTNKFGYGYEAVDRKKLFKIVKLAQHYMQSKKYEKYKMRFDCMSYLEDELDWIKNIVWGDEIGF; from the coding sequence TTGAATACAAGAGAAATAGGAAATAAATACGAAGATAAAAGTGTGGAAATCTTAATTAAAAATACTTACAAGATACTTGAAAGAAATTATCAAAATAAATATGGTGAAATAGATATAATTGCACAAAAAGATGATGAAATTGTATTTATTGAAGTGAAATATAGAAAAACAAATAAGTTTGGCTATGGCTATGAAGCAGTGGATAGAAAAAAATTATTTAAAATTGTTAAACTAGCACAACACTATATGCAGTCTAAAAAATATGAAAAATACAAAATGAGATTTGACTGTATGAGTTACTTAGAAGACGAACTTGACTGGATAAAAAACATTGTATGGGGTGATGAAATTGGCTTTTAG
- a CDS encoding zinc ribbon domain-containing protein produces MKLAFSCPKCRCRHCEEKSIILPEKKKNFIKIELNTYYAKTCLNCGYTEFYSAKIVDDETEKKCKDNAEPEGSY; encoded by the coding sequence ATGAAATTGGCTTTTAGTTGTCCTAAATGTAGATGTAGACATTGTGAAGAAAAAAGCATTATCTTACCTGAAAAAAAGAAGAATTTTATAAAAATAGAGCTTAATACTTACTATGCTAAAACTTGTCTAAATTGTGGCTATACTGAGTTCTACTCTGCAAAAATTGTAGATGATGAAACTGAGAAAAAATGTAAGGACAATGCTGAACCTGAAGGAAGCTATTAA
- the ychF gene encoding redox-regulated ATPase YchF, with protein MIGIGIVGLPNVGKSTLFNAITKAGAAEAANYPFCTIEPNVGMVTVPDERLNALAQIINPERIVPATVEFVDIAGLVKGASKGEGLGNKFLSNIRATSAICQVVRCFDDENVIHVSGQVDPISDIEVINTELIFADIETIEKAIEKHEKLARNKIKESVELMAVLPKVKKHLEEFKLLKTLDLTDEEKQVLKNYQLLTLKPMIFAANVAEDDLATGNKYVDLVKDYAEKIGSEVVIVSAKVEAELQEMDDESKKEFLETLGVKEAGLNRLIRAGFKLLGLQTYFTAGVKEVRAWTIRIGDTAPKAAGEIHTDFEKGFIRAKVVSYDDFIKYSGWKGSQENGVLRLEGKEYIVHDGDLMEFLFNV; from the coding sequence ATGATAGGTATAGGAATCGTAGGGCTACCTAATGTTGGAAAGTCTACATTATTTAATGCAATAACTAAGGCAGGAGCAGCAGAGGCAGCAAACTATCCTTTTTGTACAATAGAACCAAATGTTGGAATGGTAACTGTTCCAGATGAAAGATTAAATGCACTTGCACAAATTATAAACCCTGAAAGAATAGTTCCTGCAACTGTTGAATTCGTTGATATAGCAGGACTTGTAAAAGGAGCTTCAAAAGGGGAAGGTTTAGGAAATAAGTTTTTATCAAATATCAGAGCAACATCTGCTATCTGTCAAGTTGTAAGATGTTTTGATGATGAAAATGTAATCCATGTAAGTGGTCAAGTAGACCCTATAAGTGATATAGAAGTAATAAATACAGAGTTAATTTTTGCCGATATAGAAACTATTGAAAAAGCAATAGAAAAACATGAAAAATTAGCAAGAAATAAAATTAAAGAATCAGTAGAACTTATGGCGGTTCTTCCAAAAGTTAAAAAACATCTTGAAGAATTTAAACTTTTAAAAACTTTAGATTTAACTGATGAAGAAAAACAAGTTTTAAAGAACTATCAATTACTTACTTTAAAACCTATGATATTTGCAGCCAATGTTGCAGAAGATGATTTAGCAACTGGAAATAAATATGTAGATTTAGTAAAAGATTATGCAGAAAAAATTGGTTCAGAAGTTGTAATAGTTTCAGCTAAAGTTGAAGCTGAATTACAAGAAATGGACGATGAAAGCAAGAAAGAATTCTTAGAAACTTTAGGAGTTAAAGAAGCAGGACTTAATAGACTTATAAGAGCAGGATTTAAACTTCTAGGTCTACAAACATACTTTACAGCTGGTGTAAAGGAAGTTAGAGCTTGGACTATAAGAATAGGAGATACAGCACCTAAAGCAGCAGGAGAAATACACACAGACTTTGAAAAAGGATTTATAAGAGCAAAAGTTGTTTCTTATGATGACTTTATAAAATATTCAGGTTGGAAAGGTTCTCAAGAAAATGGAGTTCTAAGACTTGAAGGAAAAGAATACATTGTCCATGATGGAGATTTAATGGAATTCTTATTCAATGTATAA
- a CDS encoding ComF family protein, with the protein MLNLKEAIKKSLRFLLFDNSCTSCHNTLDREGFICSKCLENLKREAYLKNKENFFYVFIYEKAVRQIIADYKLRNRKDLAKDLAYLIQKPFFQLLEREKIDVVIPVPISDERMLERGFNQIEYLLELLSVNYKKIQRIKDTKHMYNLKDVKKRAKNVKNVFKNKLNLTNKNVLIVDDVVTSGATIRSICEELEKTNENINIKVFSIAMARHFINN; encoded by the coding sequence ATGCTGAACCTGAAGGAAGCTATTAAAAAGAGTTTAAGATTCTTACTCTTTGATAATAGCTGTACCTCTTGTCATAATACTTTAGATAGAGAAGGCTTTATCTGCTCTAAATGCTTAGAAAATTTGAAAAGAGAAGCCTACTTAAAAAATAAGGAAAATTTTTTCTATGTTTTTATCTATGAAAAAGCTGTGAGACAGATTATAGCTGACTACAAATTGAGAAATAGAAAAGATTTAGCAAAGGATTTAGCCTATCTTATTCAAAAACCTTTTTTTCAGTTACTTGAAAGAGAAAAAATTGATGTTGTAATACCTGTTCCAATAAGTGATGAAAGAATGCTCGAAAGAGGCTTTAATCAAATAGAATATCTTTTGGAACTTTTATCTGTCAATTACAAAAAAATTCAAAGAATTAAAGACACAAAACATATGTATAATTTAAAAGATGTTAAAAAAAGAGCAAAAAATGTTAAAAATGTTTTTAAAAATAAGTTGAATTTAACTAATAAAAATGTTTTAATAGTTGATGACGTAGTAACAAGTGGAGCGACTATTCGTTCCATATGTGAAGAGTTAGAGAAAACTAATGAAAACATCAATATAAAAGTATTTTCAATAGCTATGGCAAGACACTTCATCAACAATTAA
- the tpiA gene encoding triose-phosphate isomerase has product MRRLVIAGNWKMYKNNSEAVATLTELKNLTKDVNNVDIVIGAPFTCLSDAVKAVEGSNVKIAAENVYPKIEGAYTGEISPKMLKDIGVEYVILGHSERREYFKESDEFINQKVKAVLEIGMKPILCIGEKLEEREGGKTLEVLATQIKGGLANLSKEEAVKVIVAYEPVWAIGTGKTATPEMAQETHKEVRNVLAEMFGKEVADKMIIQYGGSMKPENAKDLLSQEDIDGGLVGGASLKADSFFEIIKAGN; this is encoded by the coding sequence ATGAGAAGATTAGTTATAGCAGGAAACTGGAAAATGTATAAAAACAATAGTGAGGCTGTTGCAACATTGACAGAATTAAAAAATTTAACAAAGGACGTAAACAATGTAGATATAGTTATAGGAGCACCTTTTACTTGTCTTTCAGATGCAGTTAAAGCTGTTGAAGGAAGCAATGTTAAAATTGCTGCTGAAAATGTATATCCAAAAATAGAAGGAGCATACACTGGAGAAATTTCTCCTAAAATGCTTAAAGATATTGGAGTTGAATACGTTATCTTAGGTCACTCTGAAAGAAGAGAATACTTTAAAGAAAGTGATGAATTCATAAATCAAAAAGTTAAAGCAGTTTTAGAAATAGGTATGAAACCTATACTTTGTATTGGTGAAAAGTTAGAAGAAAGAGAAGGAGGAAAAACTCTTGAAGTTCTAGCTACTCAAATCAAAGGTGGACTTGCTAATTTATCTAAAGAAGAAGCTGTAAAAGTTATAGTTGCTTATGAACCAGTTTGGGCTATAGGAACAGGTAAGACTGCAACTCCTGAAATGGCTCAAGAAACTCACAAAGAAGTTAGAAATGTACTAGCTGAAATGTTTGGAAAAGAAGTTGCTGATAAAATGATAATTCAATATGGTGGATCAATGAAACCTGAAAATGCAAAAGATTTATTGAGCCAAGAAGATATTGATGGAGGACTTGTTGGAGGAGCTTCATTAAAGGCAGATTCATTCTTTGAAATTATAAAAGCAGGAAATTAA
- a CDS encoding ribonuclease HII — MDNPLYLYDLEYKNVIGVDEAGRGPLAGPVVAAAVILKQYSEELDEINDSKKLTEKKREKLYDIILNNFNVAVGIASVEEIDKLNILNADFLAMRRALKDLEKFHEAKKDYIVLVDGNLKIKGYEGKQLPVVKGDAKSLSIAAASIIAKVTRDRIMKDLGLKYPDYDFEKNKGYGTKKHVEAIKTKGVLKNVHRKVFLRKILDETKDEPKEVQLRIL; from the coding sequence ATGGATAATCCATTGTATCTATACGATTTAGAATATAAAAATGTCATAGGTGTAGATGAAGCAGGAAGAGGTCCACTTGCAGGTCCTGTTGTTGCAGCAGCTGTGATATTAAAACAATATAGTGAAGAACTAGATGAAATTAATGATTCTAAAAAGTTAACAGAGAAAAAAAGAGAGAAATTATATGATATAATATTAAATAACTTCAATGTTGCAGTGGGAATTGCAAGTGTGGAAGAAATTGATAAATTAAACATTCTCAATGCCGACTTTTTAGCAATGAGAAGGGCATTAAAAGATTTAGAAAAATTTCATGAAGCTAAAAAAGATTACATTGTTCTAGTTGATGGAAATTTAAAAATCAAAGGCTATGAAGGAAAACAATTACCTGTAGTCAAGGGAGATGCAAAAAGTCTTAGTATTGCAGCTGCCTCTATAATTGCAAAAGTTACTAGAGATAGAATTATGAAGGACTTAGGACTTAAATATCCTGATTATGATTTTGAAAAAAATAAGGGCTATGGAACTAAAAAACATGTGGAAGCAATTAAGACTAAGGGTGTTTTGAAGAATGTTCATAGAAAAGTCTTTTTAAGAAAAATTTTAGATGAAACTAAAGATGAACCTAAGGAAGTACAATTAAGAATACTTTAA
- a CDS encoding RluA family pseudouridine synthase — translation MENIKEKFEFEVSPEYEGMRLDKYLAEQIEEATRSYLEKLIDNSYVKINSKVINKNGRKLKSGEKIEISIPEEENIDIEAENIPLDIVFENDDFILVNKKYNMVVHPAYGNYNGTLVNALLYYTNNLSSVNGNIRPGIIHRLDKDTSGLILVAKNNYAHAKLASMFTDKTIHKTYLCIVKGNFSDENLEGRIENLIGRDTKDRKKMAVVKENGKLAISNYRVVEQVKDYSLVEVLIETGRTHQIRVHMKSINHPILGDVIYGSEDKNVKRQMLHAFKLEFLNPLDNKEYTFTGKLFDDFIEVAKNLKFDINKYII, via the coding sequence ATGGAAAATATAAAAGAAAAATTTGAATTTGAAGTTAGTCCTGAATATGAAGGAATGAGATTAGATAAATATTTAGCTGAACAGATTGAAGAAGCAACCCGTTCTTATTTAGAAAAACTTATAGATAATTCCTATGTAAAAATAAATTCAAAAGTTATAAATAAGAATGGTAGAAAATTAAAGTCAGGTGAAAAAATTGAAATTTCTATTCCTGAAGAAGAAAATATAGATATTGAAGCTGAAAATATTCCTTTGGATATAGTTTTCGAAAATGATGATTTTATTTTAGTAAATAAAAAATATAATATGGTAGTTCACCCTGCCTATGGAAACTATAATGGTACTTTAGTAAATGCACTTCTATACTATACGAATAATCTTTCTTCTGTAAATGGAAATATAAGACCTGGTATTATTCACAGACTAGATAAAGACACAAGTGGATTAATATTGGTTGCAAAAAATAATTATGCTCATGCAAAACTTGCTTCTATGTTTACAGATAAAACTATTCATAAGACTTATCTTTGTATAGTTAAAGGTAACTTTTCAGATGAAAACTTAGAAGGTAGAATAGAAAATTTAATTGGTAGAGATACTAAAGATAGAAAGAAAATGGCTGTAGTTAAAGAAAATGGCAAACTTGCTATATCTAATTATAGGGTTGTGGAACAAGTTAAAGATTATTCTTTGGTGGAAGTTCTTATAGAAACAGGAAGAACTCATCAAATAAGAGTACATATGAAGAGCATAAACCACCCTATTTTAGGTGATGTTATCTATGGAAGTGAAGATAAAAATGTAAAAAGACAAATGCTACATGCTTTTAAATTAGAATTTTTAAATCCTTTAGATAACAAAGAATATACATTTACAGGAAAATTATTTGACGACTTTATAGAGGTTGCAAAAAACTTAAAATTCGACATTAATAAATACATTATTTAA
- the trxA gene encoding thioredoxin, whose protein sequence is MALVKGTKENFEAEVLKAEETVVVDFGANWCGPCKSLVPILDEVVEEDPNKKIVKVDIDEEEELAAQYKIMSVPTLLVFRNGEIIDKSVGLIQKHEVKALFSK, encoded by the coding sequence ATGGCATTAGTAAAAGGAACAAAAGAAAATTTTGAAGCAGAAGTATTAAAAGCAGAAGAAACAGTAGTAGTAGATTTTGGTGCAAACTGGTGTGGACCTTGTAAAAGTTTAGTACCTATATTAGATGAAGTTGTGGAAGAAGATCCAAACAAAAAAATAGTTAAAGTAGATATAGATGAAGAAGAAGAATTAGCAGCTCAATACAAAATTATGAGCGTACCTACTTTACTAGTATTTAGAAATGGAGAAATCATTGATAAATCAGTAGGATTAATCCAAAAACATGAAGTAAAAGCTTTATTCTCAAAATAA
- a CDS encoding chemotaxis protein, which yields MEVYIDNQKTNFGRRTKDLEKILKAISKKLEKNNKVIENIYINGSSIEEFPFIDMDMKNVMEVTTKSYVDLSLESLNLSREYIEIFFDINSGFQENIIEKEEISAIEIEETDVFLNWFSDLLYFLITNYSFTFPELEETFETFKGELAILSEFKEKKDYIAYVSTLNYCVSDILETFIANIDYYQNCILNDEAQKKNLF from the coding sequence ATGGAAGTATATATAGATAATCAAAAAACTAATTTTGGCAGACGGACTAAAGATTTAGAAAAGATCTTAAAAGCTATCAGTAAAAAACTTGAAAAAAATAATAAAGTTATAGAAAATATCTATATTAATGGAAGTTCAATAGAAGAGTTCCCTTTCATAGATATGGATATGAAAAATGTGATGGAAGTTACTACAAAATCATATGTTGATTTATCTCTTGAATCCCTAAACCTTTCAAGAGAATATATTGAAATATTTTTTGATATAAATAGTGGTTTTCAAGAAAATATTATAGAAAAAGAAGAAATTTCTGCAATTGAAATTGAAGAAACTGATGTTTTTCTAAATTGGTTCTCAGATTTATTATATTTTTTAATTACTAATTATAGCTTTACTTTTCCTGAATTAGAAGAAACTTTTGAAACTTTTAAAGGAGAATTAGCTATTTTATCTGAGTTTAAAGAAAAGAAAGACTATATTGCTTATGTAAGTACTTTAAATTACTGTGTTTCTGATATACTTGAAACATTCATTGCCAATATAGATTATTATCAAAATTGTATATTGAATGATGAGGCACAAAAGAAGAATTTATTTTAA